In a genomic window of Dyadobacter fermentans DSM 18053:
- a CDS encoding sialate O-acetylesterase, translating to MTFINKYRFFEMKIFFVWICVFTCFIAHVCFAQTVSLSYPVNNSVIQRNTLNTATVTVAGQLNYGDLTVVVSYRFRPVGPTGIMGAPGPATNLTLAPNGMFYALPVVNKGWYLCEILVNGIVYTANKFGVGDVFIIAGQSNAQGIKDQSYKLPSGAGIPEWVVGASEDKTCTRKLPESFTNLFPLNTADDMKKHGPLGPTGNSVWAYGVLGKLISDANGGMPVAFFNAATAGSSVTEWKQGADGVEAKHPYTGAQVCLGYMGGSVIPKDYYGQPYTALKTALNYYGSLYGVRAVLWHQGEADADPNVNAIYKASSAADYQSKLQAVIAKSRSDFAAPNLTWYICKATISKFGPVNATIRTGQGNTPSGSTILSGADTDYVNGSAGTTTANDGGDDYRADDDTHFFEGLGAIKGLTWLANKWAATIGALTNPVAASYVPLLLYSKNSDWRTLTAPSGGVQYHWNSTHINNQGVAGGTSSVYTTDQSWFGMKCYMKDAIGNWHVSAAINIGHYINQRQGVEFPGEQQHEEPGFELNTYPNPFTNSFTVAFEVPEENCQVKLDVIDIQGMVLKTVVNNPHAKGKWQYEVKELPDNPHGILFCRLKINDSHTVRKLVRFNHR from the coding sequence ATGACATTCATCAACAAATATCGATTTTTTGAAATGAAAATATTTTTCGTGTGGATATGCGTATTCACCTGCTTCATCGCCCATGTCTGCTTTGCACAAACGGTGTCGTTGTCTTATCCGGTTAATAACAGTGTAATTCAGCGCAATACGCTCAACACAGCCACTGTCACCGTCGCAGGCCAGCTTAATTATGGCGATTTAACTGTTGTGGTCAGTTACAGGTTTCGCCCGGTGGGCCCGACTGGCATAATGGGAGCGCCCGGGCCCGCGACGAACCTGACCCTGGCACCTAATGGCATGTTTTATGCGCTACCCGTGGTGAACAAAGGCTGGTACTTGTGTGAAATCCTGGTGAACGGTATCGTTTACACCGCCAATAAATTTGGGGTAGGTGACGTATTTATTATTGCCGGCCAATCGAACGCCCAAGGTATTAAAGACCAAAGCTATAAGTTACCTTCCGGTGCAGGTATACCGGAGTGGGTTGTAGGGGCGTCGGAAGATAAAACCTGTACACGAAAACTACCTGAATCGTTCACCAATCTGTTCCCTTTGAACACAGCTGACGATATGAAAAAGCATGGTCCATTGGGGCCGACGGGAAACAGTGTATGGGCCTACGGTGTTCTCGGCAAGCTGATCTCAGATGCGAATGGCGGAATGCCGGTGGCATTTTTCAATGCGGCTACCGCAGGATCGAGCGTCACGGAATGGAAACAGGGAGCCGATGGTGTTGAAGCCAAACATCCCTACACGGGAGCACAAGTTTGCTTGGGCTATATGGGAGGTTCCGTGATTCCGAAAGACTATTATGGACAACCCTACACCGCGCTGAAAACCGCATTAAATTACTACGGATCGCTGTACGGCGTTCGCGCTGTCCTTTGGCATCAGGGAGAGGCCGACGCCGATCCCAATGTTAATGCGATTTACAAAGCAAGCAGCGCTGCGGACTATCAATCAAAACTGCAAGCGGTTATTGCAAAGTCCCGGTCTGATTTTGCGGCACCAAACCTTACCTGGTACATTTGCAAAGCAACAATCAGCAAGTTCGGTCCAGTCAATGCGACGATCAGGACTGGGCAAGGCAATACGCCGTCGGGTTCAACGATTCTCAGCGGTGCTGATACCGACTACGTAAATGGTAGTGCCGGAACGACAACCGCTAACGACGGGGGTGACGATTACCGAGCCGACGACGATACTCATTTTTTCGAGGGGCTCGGAGCGATAAAGGGCCTCACCTGGCTAGCCAATAAATGGGCCGCGACCATTGGAGCGCTTACGAACCCGGTAGCCGCCAGTTATGTTCCACTGCTCTTATATAGTAAAAATAGCGACTGGCGGACGCTCACTGCTCCTTCGGGCGGTGTTCAGTACCATTGGAATTCAACCCATATCAATAACCAGGGCGTTGCGGGAGGGACGTCCAGCGTGTACACAACAGATCAGAGTTGGTTCGGCATGAAATGCTATATGAAAGATGCGATCGGGAATTGGCATGTTTCAGCAGCGATCAATATTGGTCATTATATCAACCAGCGCCAAGGAGTGGAATTCCCCGGCGAACAACAGCACGAAGAGCCCGGTTTTGAACTAAATACCTATCCCAATCCATTCACCAACAGTTTTACCGTCGCATTTGAGGTGCCGGAGGAAAATTGCCAGGTCAAATTAGATGTCATCGATATCCAGGGGATGGTTCTGAAAACCGTTGTGAACAATCCGCATGCGAAGGGAAAGTGGCAATACGAAGTAAAAGAATTGCCTGACAATCCGCACGGCATCCTGTTTTGCAGATTGAAAATCAACGACAGTCACACAGTGAGGAAGCTGGTGCGGTTTAATCACCGATAA
- a CDS encoding alpha-L-fucosidase, producing MRSKLLTLLLLCSLAAATQAQQTTNKPERVKWFEDLGFGMFIHWNVDVSLGTVISHSLAGASEDYINRYMKELPTFFNPKKFDPDEWATMARLAGMKYVVFTTKHHAGFCMFDTKTTTFNVMNTPFKRDVTKEIITAFRKQGIAIGLYFSPEDFLFFHQNNIPLGRLQDKRQFPVNNPKLMEYDKAQIKELLTNYGKIDIMFFDGPGDGLREYAWSLQPELVITRDAMNTPEQNIPDKASPRPWEACYTMGTDWQYKPTNDPHKSGTEIINMLIEIRAKGGNFLLNVGPKPNGEIQIEQEALLREIALWNFANGESIYAVKPLPIIHDKDIWFTQSNDGKAIYAFVTKKRDDEWKYGQRREFLFPMIEGNASTKVEVLGYGSELVEYINNFDASIRSAPTPLGLAVSAVNGQRFYTNRTWPNAVVLKISGAKFKAPEEKKTSKSGIDGAQ from the coding sequence ATGCGATCAAAACTTCTTACGCTTCTCCTTCTATGTTCGCTAGCGGCAGCGACGCAAGCCCAGCAAACCACCAACAAACCCGAACGTGTCAAATGGTTTGAGGACCTCGGTTTCGGGATGTTCATTCATTGGAATGTGGATGTGTCACTTGGGACGGTGATCAGCCATTCGCTGGCGGGGGCTTCGGAGGATTATATCAATCGGTACATGAAGGAGTTGCCGACTTTTTTTAACCCTAAAAAGTTCGATCCCGACGAATGGGCAACGATGGCGCGGCTGGCAGGGATGAAATATGTCGTCTTCACGACCAAGCACCACGCCGGCTTCTGCATGTTCGATACCAAAACGACGACTTTCAATGTAATGAACACGCCTTTCAAACGGGACGTGACGAAGGAGATCATCACCGCATTCCGCAAGCAGGGCATTGCCATCGGGTTGTATTTCTCGCCGGAAGATTTCCTGTTTTTCCACCAGAACAATATCCCGCTCGGACGGTTGCAGGATAAGCGACAGTTCCCGGTGAATAATCCAAAACTGATGGAATACGACAAGGCGCAGATCAAAGAACTGCTCACGAACTACGGCAAAATCGACATTATGTTTTTCGATGGCCCCGGCGACGGCCTGCGCGAGTACGCGTGGAGCCTGCAACCCGAGCTCGTGATCACGCGCGACGCCATGAACACGCCCGAACAAAATATCCCCGACAAAGCGTCGCCGCGCCCGTGGGAAGCCTGCTACACGATGGGCACCGACTGGCAATACAAACCGACCAACGACCCGCACAAATCGGGCACTGAGATCATCAATATGCTCATCGAAATCCGCGCCAAGGGCGGCAACTTCCTTTTGAACGTCGGTCCGAAACCGAACGGCGAGATCCAGATTGAACAGGAAGCCCTCCTCCGCGAAATCGCCCTCTGGAACTTCGCGAACGGAGAATCCATATACGCCGTCAAACCACTGCCCATTATCCACGACAAGGACATCTGGTTCACGCAATCCAACGACGGCAAGGCCATTTACGCATTCGTCACCAAGAAGCGCGACGACGAATGGAAATACGGCCAGCGCCGCGAGTTCCTTTTCCCTATGATCGAGGGCAATGCTTCTACCAAAGTCGAGGTACTCGGCTACGGCAGCGAGCTGGTTGAATACATCAACAATTTCGACGCGTCGATCCGCTCCGCTCCTACCCCGCTCGGCCTCGCTGTAAGCGCGGTGAATGGTCAGCGATTCTACACGAACCGGACCTGGCCTAATGCTGTGGTATTGAAGATTTCAGGTGCGAAGTTCAAGGCGCCTGAGGAAAAGAAGACTTCGAAATCGGGGATTGACGGGGCGCAGTAA
- a CDS encoding KAP family P-loop NTPase fold protein, whose translation MYIRHNDLVIPEENPFSVCKLDRKKYADVLTELVGGFGTGFVLALNSEWGTGKTTFVKMWRQDLQNAGFDTLYFNAWENDFESNPLVAIMSELKSLSKDKTVKFKSLIKKGAVLTKNLAPAVIKALASRYIDQQTLVDGLENASKAAAEILEKEIEAYANRKKQLNDFRKDLESFVNKGIGDKPVVFFIDELDRCRPSYAVEVLEHIKHFFAVSGIVFVLAIDKEQLGHAVRGVYGSEQIDASEYLRRFIDLEYSIPLPNTKHFVDHLYDFFAFDQFFKANERLQYNRRGEEQELFLSLAEVLFDKGKLTLRQQEKVFAHARMSLKSFSYRNYVLPSVFLLLVYLKSLKGDLYKSIQGREISLQDLSDKYSQIFQSLAADEYKINSLLHLQAQLLNLYNNYIHKPYGKQLVKRSSNHEIESMEVTSALDHSEGNHLFAEMIVRLNRDPDEQSISIEHLLNKINLTSPLVTK comes from the coding sequence ATGTATATTCGACACAACGATTTAGTGATACCGGAGGAAAACCCATTCTCTGTTTGCAAGCTAGACAGAAAGAAGTACGCGGATGTTTTGACAGAATTAGTCGGGGGATTTGGTACCGGATTTGTTTTGGCATTAAACAGCGAATGGGGAACAGGTAAGACTACGTTCGTGAAAATGTGGCGTCAGGATCTTCAAAACGCAGGCTTCGATACGCTGTACTTCAATGCTTGGGAAAATGATTTTGAAAGCAACCCACTTGTTGCGATCATGTCTGAGCTTAAATCCTTATCTAAGGATAAAACAGTTAAATTTAAATCTCTGATAAAAAAGGGCGCAGTGCTCACAAAAAATCTAGCGCCGGCAGTAATTAAAGCACTAGCTAGTAGGTATATCGATCAACAAACGCTCGTAGACGGTTTAGAGAATGCGTCAAAAGCTGCGGCAGAGATTCTTGAAAAGGAAATCGAAGCTTATGCAAATCGTAAGAAACAGTTAAACGATTTTCGGAAGGATTTGGAAAGTTTTGTGAACAAAGGAATTGGCGATAAGCCAGTTGTGTTTTTTATCGATGAACTTGACCGTTGCCGGCCCAGCTATGCAGTGGAGGTTTTAGAACACATAAAACATTTCTTTGCCGTGAGTGGGATTGTGTTCGTCCTCGCCATTGACAAGGAACAGCTTGGTCACGCGGTACGAGGTGTGTATGGGAGTGAACAGATTGATGCTAGCGAGTATCTGCGGCGATTTATTGATCTGGAATATTCTATTCCTTTGCCTAATACCAAACATTTTGTTGATCACTTGTACGATTTTTTTGCATTTGACCAGTTCTTTAAGGCGAATGAAAGATTGCAATACAATAGAAGAGGAGAAGAGCAAGAGCTTTTTTTGTCTCTTGCAGAGGTTCTTTTTGATAAAGGCAAATTGACTCTTAGACAACAGGAAAAGGTTTTTGCACACGCCAGAATGTCCCTCAAAAGCTTTTCATACAGAAATTACGTACTTCCAAGTGTTTTTTTGCTCCTAGTATACTTGAAGTCTCTTAAAGGGGACTTGTACAAATCAATTCAAGGAAGGGAAATATCGTTGCAAGACCTATCGGACAAATACTCCCAGATTTTTCAGAGCCTCGCAGCTGATGAATACAAAATTAATAGTCTTTTGCACTTGCAAGCTCAGCTGCTAAATCTATATAACAATTACATTCATAAACCTTACGGGAAACAACTTGTAAAACGCAGTTCCAATCACGAGATAGAATCTATGGAAGTCACATCAGCATTGGATCATTCAGAGGGAAACCATCTATTTGCGGAGATGATTGTTAGGCTCAATAGAGATCCGGATGAACAAAGTATTTCAATCGAACATCTTCTCAATAAGATAAATTTGACTAGTCCACTTGTTACCAAATAG
- a CDS encoding cupin domain-containing protein, with protein MKTLTMEKVYPVTIDNGHGERLTFLGREIRDGVEYIQVENQVSPGAGPPMHVHHQQHESLHVVEGKMGIEILGEQPYFLHKGESATFEAGSAHRFWNAGDSVLHCKGEIWPPHNIEYFLGEIYRSSREHGNGRPEAFDAAFLLSKYRTEFDMLGIPVFVKRLIFPVIVWLGKMQGKEKRFQNAPEAQPARSVGII; from the coding sequence ATGAAAACCCTCACAATGGAAAAAGTATATCCCGTTACGATCGACAATGGCCACGGTGAACGACTTACCTTCCTGGGACGCGAAATACGCGACGGTGTCGAGTATATTCAGGTCGAAAACCAGGTAAGTCCCGGTGCGGGCCCGCCTATGCATGTGCACCATCAGCAACATGAAAGCCTGCATGTGGTCGAAGGTAAAATGGGTATTGAAATACTCGGCGAGCAACCTTACTTCCTTCACAAAGGCGAGTCCGCGACCTTCGAAGCCGGCAGCGCGCACCGTTTCTGGAACGCCGGCGATTCGGTGCTGCATTGCAAAGGGGAGATCTGGCCGCCGCATAACATTGAGTATTTCCTGGGCGAAATTTACCGTTCGTCGCGGGAGCACGGCAATGGACGTCCGGAAGCGTTTGATGCGGCGTTTTTGCTAAGTAAATACCGCACGGAGTTTGATATGCTAGGCATTCCGGTGTTCGTAAAGCGCCTCATTTTTCCGGTCATAGTGTGGCTCGGGAAAATGCAAGGAAAAGAAAAACGCTTTCAAAACGCGCCGGAAGCTCAACCGGCACGTTCGGTGGGCATCATTTAG
- a CDS encoding 2'-5' RNA ligase family protein has translation MSNLCAYSLAIMPPSTIAEEVRGFKQNLRDAIGKSYGSANADGHISLDGFDAAEVDYPLILAEYTKLVSPLTPFELTFSGFADFDRANFSAFYIKPTDDSSNAIRERTQAIMKGFDKKFKKQYMQKWADESKNPHMTIGRRLTREWVALAHSLFTEYEAGFLCESFAIRKYNEKRRQYEVIDTILLSGQKIAGEQISLF, from the coding sequence ATGTCAAACCTCTGCGCCTATTCCCTAGCCATAATGCCGCCATCTACCATAGCCGAGGAGGTTCGCGGTTTCAAACAAAACCTTCGTGACGCCATCGGCAAAAGCTACGGCAGCGCCAATGCCGACGGCCACATTTCCCTCGACGGTTTCGACGCCGCCGAAGTTGATTATCCATTGATCCTGGCTGAATACACAAAGCTAGTCAGTCCATTAACCCCTTTCGAACTAACTTTCTCAGGCTTCGCCGATTTCGACCGCGCCAACTTCTCCGCGTTCTACATCAAACCAACCGACGATTCCAGCAACGCCATCCGCGAGCGCACGCAGGCGATTATGAAAGGCTTCGATAAGAAATTCAAAAAGCAATACATGCAGAAATGGGCCGACGAGTCCAAAAATCCGCATATGACCATCGGCCGAAGGCTTACGCGCGAGTGGGTTGCATTGGCCCATTCGCTTTTTACAGAATATGAAGCAGGGTTCCTGTGCGAATCGTTCGCGATCCGGAAGTATAATGAGAAGCGTCGGCAGTATGAAGTGATCGATACCATTCTGCTGTCGGGGCAGAAGATTGCTGGCGAGCAGATTAGTTTGTTTTAG
- a CDS encoding AI-2E family transporter — MGLFFKSRKHESAPELPEWLTTRDGFPFYIKAPMVLIGLYLFFHILDSLQEIIVPFAFAGLIAILLNPIYNRFQRWKFNKIVAIVLTIFIAILVVGGIMFFLSSQIVQFGDMVPQLEKKTMKLLDNLQEWLSTTFGISTEKQMSMLDEAINNSRTYVGKTVNTLFGIISFFVLIPLYIFLLLFYKPLILNFIFEVFDENNSDQVAEILQETKGAVQSYIVGLMIETTIIAALNSVALLILGVPYALLLGVIGAILNLIPYIGGIIAIALPVLISFITKDGYTTPLLIIGAYTVIQFLDNNIIVPRVVSSKVSVNALISILVVLLGGTLWGVSGMFLSIPFVAVLKIIFDRIDELKPWGKLLGDTMPEDAPVQVVNPREADENKQSLF, encoded by the coding sequence ATGGGATTGTTTTTTAAAAGTCGCAAACACGAATCCGCCCCCGAACTGCCCGAATGGCTCACCACGCGCGACGGCTTCCCTTTCTACATCAAAGCCCCGATGGTACTCATCGGGCTTTACCTGTTTTTTCACATCCTCGATTCGTTGCAGGAAATCATCGTCCCGTTCGCATTCGCCGGGCTGATCGCCATTCTCCTCAATCCGATTTACAACCGTTTTCAGCGATGGAAATTCAACAAAATCGTAGCCATCGTGCTCACGATTTTCATCGCTATTCTGGTGGTGGGAGGCATCATGTTCTTCCTGTCATCGCAAATCGTGCAGTTCGGCGACATGGTCCCGCAGCTGGAAAAGAAGACGATGAAGCTGCTCGACAACTTGCAGGAATGGCTGTCGACGACCTTCGGCATTTCCACGGAAAAGCAGATGAGCATGCTCGACGAGGCGATCAACAACAGCCGCACGTACGTCGGCAAGACGGTCAACACACTTTTCGGCATTATCAGTTTTTTTGTACTGATCCCCCTCTATATATTCCTGCTGCTGTTTTATAAGCCGTTGATTCTCAATTTTATATTTGAGGTTTTTGATGAAAATAATTCCGATCAGGTGGCGGAGATTTTGCAGGAAACCAAGGGCGCAGTGCAGAGCTATATTGTGGGATTAATGATCGAAACAACCATCATTGCCGCATTGAATTCCGTTGCATTGCTCATACTCGGCGTGCCTTACGCGTTGCTGCTGGGCGTCATCGGCGCAATCCTCAACCTGATTCCCTATATCGGCGGCATTATCGCCATTGCATTGCCGGTGCTCATTTCGTTCATCACGAAGGACGGCTATACCACACCGTTACTCATTATCGGGGCTTACACCGTCATCCAGTTTTTGGATAACAACATCATCGTGCCGCGAGTGGTATCGTCCAAAGTTTCTGTGAATGCGTTGATTTCCATTCTTGTAGTGCTGCTGGGCGGCACGCTCTGGGGTGTGAGCGGCATGTTTTTGTCCATCCCGTTCGTAGCCGTGCTGAAAATCATTTTCGATCGCATCGACGAGCTGAAACCCTGGGGAAAGCTGCTGGGCGATACCATGCCCGAAGACGCGCCGGTGCAGGTCGTCAACCCGCGGGAAGCCGACGAAAACAAGCAGTCGTTGTTCTAA
- a CDS encoding DNA-formamidopyrimidine glycosylase family protein yields the protein MPEGPSIVILREAIEALHLKGETVRLAEGRAKIDMDRLINQKVTDFRSWGKHFLICFKGFTVRIHFLLFGSYYIDDRKKAPPHLSLLFDKHELNFYTTSIQLIEQPAEEIYDWSADIMAEKWNSRAAFKKLKENPEMLACDALLDQDIFAGSGNIIKNEVLFRTRIHPLSTIADIPDAKLKEMVKETRSYAFDFLEWKKEGTLKKHWLAHTKKICPRCNIPFHKEYLGRTKRRSYYCESCQRRYHRGV from the coding sequence ATGCCGGAAGGACCATCCATTGTAATCCTGCGGGAAGCCATCGAGGCGCTGCACCTGAAAGGCGAAACCGTGCGCCTCGCCGAAGGCAGGGCCAAGATCGATATGGATAGGCTGATCAATCAGAAAGTGACCGATTTCAGGTCGTGGGGTAAGCATTTCCTGATTTGTTTCAAAGGCTTCACCGTACGCATTCACTTCCTGCTTTTCGGCTCCTACTACATCGATGACCGTAAAAAAGCACCTCCGCACCTCAGCCTCCTATTTGACAAGCATGAACTAAACTTTTACACCACTTCCATCCAATTGATTGAGCAGCCGGCGGAAGAAATCTACGACTGGTCGGCCGATATCATGGCCGAAAAGTGGAACAGCCGGGCCGCATTCAAAAAGTTAAAGGAAAACCCGGAAATGCTCGCCTGCGACGCGCTACTCGACCAGGACATCTTCGCCGGCAGCGGCAACATCATCAAAAACGAAGTCCTTTTCCGCACACGCATCCACCCGCTCAGCACCATCGCGGACATCCCCGACGCCAAATTGAAAGAAATGGTAAAGGAAACCCGCAGTTACGCCTTCGATTTTCTGGAATGGAAGAAGGAAGGGACTTTGAAAAAGCACTGGCTGGCACATACGAAAAAGATCTGCCCGCGGTGTAACATTCCGTTTCACAAGGAATACCTGGGCCGGACGAAGCGGCGGAGTTATTATTGTGAAAGTTGCCAGCGGCGGTATCATCGAGGAGTATAG
- a CDS encoding sialate O-acetylesterase — MHFNTMKFLTACIFGCAFFQVHICGAQTVSLSYPINNSVLQRGPANNAVVTFAGQLVHNTLAVTLSYRVRSVSATGVVSAPGPAINLSMAANGMFYVTQVINKGWYLCEILLNGVVYASAKFGIGDVFIIAGQSNAQGVNELGYLLPSGSGVPEWIVGTSEDGTCTKTFPASFTKMFSLNTPDEAKRHGRLGPSGNGIWAYATLGKLISDANGGMPVAFFNAATAGSSITEWKQGADGVEAKHPYTGAQVCLGYMGGSANPANYYGLPYTTLKNALNYYGSLFGVRAVLWHQGEADADVNVDPVYKASSAADYQAKLQAVIAKSRADFGKPNLVWYVSKASFSKFGPINATVRTGQGNVATGSPNLSGPDTDYVVGSSGATTGITGADRYRGDTTHFYEGPGQIKGLTWLANKWFSTIGNLTNPVEASWVPQLTYSMNAGWRTLTVFGVAVQHAWSNIGINNPPVPGGNGNTFTTQDKYLGIRCYLKDATGNWHITQSLNVGKYDNQREGFDFEAGTPAEHPGFELNAYPNPYTTNFTLSFEVPEENSDVKLDIIDIHGNIVRTIVNNPHAKGKWQYEVKTLPDDEILFCRLKVNESYTVKKLWHAAK; from the coding sequence ATGCATTTCAACACTATGAAATTTCTTACCGCATGCATATTCGGTTGCGCCTTTTTCCAAGTACATATTTGCGGCGCACAAACTGTATCGCTCTCTTATCCAATTAACAATTCGGTGCTCCAACGCGGCCCGGCCAACAATGCGGTAGTGACTTTTGCAGGTCAGCTTGTTCACAATACGCTTGCGGTTACTTTAAGTTATCGGGTCAGGTCGGTAAGTGCTACCGGGGTTGTAAGTGCGCCCGGTCCCGCTATCAACCTCAGTATGGCTGCTAATGGAATGTTCTACGTTACTCAGGTGATTAACAAAGGCTGGTATCTGTGTGAAATTCTTTTGAATGGTGTTGTTTACGCATCTGCAAAATTTGGGATCGGCGACGTGTTTATCATTGCTGGTCAGTCCAACGCGCAGGGCGTCAATGAGCTCGGTTACCTGTTGCCCAGTGGCTCTGGTGTACCCGAGTGGATTGTTGGGACTTCAGAAGACGGAACCTGTACGAAAACATTTCCTGCGTCCTTCACAAAAATGTTTTCGCTAAATACACCCGACGAAGCGAAACGGCACGGCAGACTAGGCCCCTCCGGTAATGGCATTTGGGCTTACGCTACCTTGGGCAAGTTGATTTCTGACGCTAATGGTGGAATGCCTGTCGCTTTTTTCAATGCCGCCACGGCAGGGTCGAGCATTACCGAATGGAAACAGGGCGCTGATGGAGTGGAAGCCAAACACCCTTACACGGGGGCGCAGGTGTGTTTAGGATACATGGGAGGTTCTGCAAATCCAGCAAATTACTATGGCCTCCCTTACACCACTCTAAAAAACGCGCTGAATTACTACGGCTCGCTGTTCGGCGTTCGGGCCGTTCTGTGGCATCAGGGCGAAGCCGATGCTGATGTGAATGTCGATCCGGTTTACAAAGCCAGCAGTGCGGCAGATTATCAGGCCAAATTGCAGGCCGTCATCGCTAAATCCCGTGCTGATTTCGGGAAGCCCAACCTTGTTTGGTATGTTTCCAAAGCGTCTTTCAGTAAGTTCGGGCCTATTAATGCGACGGTCAGGACCGGGCAGGGGAATGTTGCGACCGGGTCGCCTAACCTAAGCGGCCCTGATACGGACTATGTCGTCGGAAGCTCGGGCGCTACGACGGGCATTACCGGCGCCGACCGATATAGAGGCGACACTACGCACTTTTATGAAGGCCCCGGACAAATCAAAGGGCTCACATGGCTTGCCAACAAGTGGTTTTCAACGATTGGTAACCTGACTAATCCGGTCGAAGCGAGCTGGGTGCCGCAACTAACCTACTCTATGAACGCCGGTTGGCGGACACTGACCGTTTTTGGCGTCGCGGTCCAACACGCATGGAGTAATATCGGGATCAATAATCCTCCCGTGCCAGGCGGTAATGGAAACACCTTCACTACACAAGACAAGTACCTCGGCATCCGCTGCTACCTGAAAGACGCTACGGGGAACTGGCACATTACGCAATCACTTAACGTTGGGAAATATGATAACCAGCGAGAGGGATTTGATTTCGAAGCCGGAACACCCGCCGAACATCCCGGCTTTGAGCTGAATGCGTACCCAAACCCCTACACCACGAACTTTACACTAAGCTTCGAAGTGCCGGAAGAAAACAGCGACGTGAAACTGGATATTATTGACATACATGGAAACATTGTCAGAACTATCGTAAACAACCCTCATGCGAAGGGTAAATGGCAATACGAAGTCAAAACGCTGCCTGACGATGAGATTTTGTTTTGCCGGTTAAAGGTCAATGAAAGTTACACGGTTAAAAAGCTGTGGCATGCGGCTAAATGA
- a CDS encoding nucleotidyltransferase domain-containing protein — MTTEIQQELSRLESQHDIKILYAVESGSRAWRFASVNSDWDVRYIYVHRPEWYLQIDDKKDNQEEILPNDIDLAGWELRKALRLFRKSNPPMLEWLDSPIVYREQFSTAAKLRALKQQYFSPRSCLHHYLSMAEENYKDYLLKDMVRVKKYFYVLRPILACDWIRETDTMAPTEFIKLLDSQVHDDRLRSEIDSLLIRKSSGEELSEEPRIPLLHDFLTGRIAFFKEYVKDLPSPTLPDTASLNSLFRETLAEVWNFDC; from the coding sequence ATGACCACCGAAATCCAGCAAGAACTGTCCCGCCTCGAATCCCAGCACGACATCAAAATCCTCTATGCCGTTGAGAGCGGGAGCCGGGCTTGGAGGTTCGCTTCGGTGAATAGCGATTGGGATGTGCGGTACATTTATGTGCACCGACCGGAGTGGTATTTGCAGATCGACGACAAAAAGGATAATCAGGAGGAGATTTTGCCGAACGACATCGACTTGGCCGGCTGGGAGTTGCGGAAGGCATTGCGGCTTTTCAGGAAATCGAACCCGCCCATGCTCGAATGGCTCGATAGTCCGATCGTTTACCGCGAGCAGTTTTCTACGGCCGCGAAGCTGAGGGCGTTGAAGCAGCAGTATTTCAGTCCGCGTTCCTGCCTACACCATTACCTCAGCATGGCGGAGGAGAATTACAAGGATTACCTGCTCAAAGACATGGTGCGGGTGAAAAAATATTTCTACGTATTGCGCCCGATCCTCGCGTGCGACTGGATACGCGAAACGGACACCATGGCGCCAACCGAGTTTATAAAACTCCTCGACAGCCAGGTACATGATGACCGTTTGCGAAGCGAAATCGACAGTTTGCTAATCAGAAAATCATCCGGCGAAGAACTCAGTGAGGAGCCACGCATTCCCTTGTTGCACGATTTTCTGACAGGGCGGATCGCCTTCTTCAAAGAGTATGTCAAAGACCTCCCGTCACCGACATTACCTGACACGGCTTCATTGAACTCCCTCTTCCGGGAAACCCTTGCGGAAGTGTGGAATTTCGACTGCTAA